gagGTTTTGACGGTGgcctaaatcaaaaatttgtaatgatTCTAACGTACGGTTTAAATGATCAATTGGTTGCAAACGTAACAAGCGATGGTATACCTGAATTTCATATTGGTGGTCTTGAAGTTGAGGTaaatatgacaaatattttataaattttatttttcccacACCATTTCCTCTTTCTgcagaaattatatgaataagtCTGTTATACATTTGAAGaactgtaaaatttcaaaactaatggagtaattttttgcatacttaCTTACACAATTCGTTTTATCTTGTTAAAAATTTCCACGCGGGCGCCCCTTTGTAACCTCGCGCCTGTAGGCATGTGCCTACTTTGACTTGCCGAGTACTAATGCCATAAATTCTTGCATAGACACCGCATATTTAACATCTACGCTGAATTAtgatacaattaaataattaatactgcAGTGTTTAAGACAGTAATACACGAACAcattagatatttaattttctctCCTTTCATATTCTGGGAAGATGATGGTCTGAATCATAATGATTACCACTCACATGAGGTGCTTGTTTTAGAAATGTTAAATTTCTCACCGCTTACATTTTAAaccacaataaatttaatatctgaCGCAAAAATTGCAGTTTCATGtcggggtttttaaaatttgatacctCTATATTTTCCTTTGTTTTTTTCTAGACATTCTACAAAGTCaatgtatttgcaataaatgaAAAAGGTGTCAGCCGAAACTCGAAAACAATATACGTTCGAACTTTGGCTCCACTACAAGAACAAAAGAAACTCACAGGTAAAGCTCATTAATGGTACTTAAATATTGATTAGTCGATTCGAATTCGATTGtcataaaaagtttgaaaaaattcaataaaaaaaattgttaaactatatcggaatatatttgaatagtcttcgtattttttcaatcaaatcaaaacaaaattagaatattaCATGGATTAGAATGTAAATTAACTGTTGTcttcaactttttttatttcatagtgTCAACAACAATGGCAGAGCCAAATATTGAAGAAGAAAAACCACCTTGGTTATACATACTATTGGGTGTGATTTCATCTTTAATCGTAACTAGCTTTGTATTATGCATAGTCTTCCATTGGTGCTACAAAAAAGATTCAAAGAAATATTGTAACACAAAACGTCTTAGTAAAGACGCCACAGAATGTTCAACTAGTGCATCAGTTGCCACAAAAACATCTCCACATCATAATGATTCAACTGATCTTGAAGTTAGATCGAATATTATTGAAGAGGAGGAAAATAATCCTGATATAATACCTCATGGTAAGTTTAACAGCTCACAAAATTAAcctaaattattgaatttacatTTTAGCATTAAACCGATATTAACCCTTTTTCCGAAATATTATgcttttcctattttttttcaCAACCTTTGCACAGCAGGACACATATCCCGTATGCCCAATAAAAATCAACTATTTCCTTGAAGGTCTTGAACCAGAGTACACAGTTTTGCTACTCATTTTATTCAGGGCGAAAATCGGAAAAACTATTGCCAGGTTACATCAGtttttcctcttttttttaaagaaaggaatattatgaaaatgttgGAATGGTAGAAGCCGATAGCTAGACGACGTACAGACTGACTTTGAAGGCCGATGGAATTGCTGAGAAAACCGTGGCCCATTCCAGTCTGTAGgactatttaattaattagttaggTAGAGCAAGAAGTTGTTAAAGTTTCATGACCGAGGACTTTTTATTGCGTTacatatttaaagtaaaaaagcaTTGGTGTCAATCGGCCGACATCATAAAAGTTGTAATTTTCAGGATTTTAGGATACGAACAAACTGATATTTGCATGttgttattcaattatcttcatTTCGACTTCTCTTGAATGTATGAATATCAATCAATCTCAGATAATATTCCTCAACCGAGATTCATTAATTCTGAACTTGTGGTACAAAATTTCCCAATCCCTATTAAGGGAATTATCCggcaatgaaaattttcgtcGAGGAAAAATTTGTTAGACGCGATCTTGATAATAATCACTCTAATTTCTATCCTTAATAAATGAGTTTCTTAAATGAACCCTTACTCTAGGCTAATTGGAaacttttcaatcaaaatttcgaaaaatttttaaaaaaattttcgcatGTTGCAGACGTATTTTTCTATCAACAAATGGGAAGTCGTGCAATTTCACCATCACAAATATTAGCATGTAGTGCACCTTTACAAGTACCATTATCAATGGCAGAAACATATCAATTAAGTAATATTGCACAACCTATATTGTATCAAGGTCACCTGGAAACATCACTGCCATTAAGTCATATACATGGGGCACAATGGATGACAGATGTTACTGTTACAACAATTCCACACGAATTACAAGCAGAAAATGTTGTATGCCATGCAAAAACAGACGTACAAACACAAACGTCATTAGTTAGGCGTAAAGAAAGTACTGTTTAACAATAatctcttaaattaaaataataaatttaataaacaaatagaaaaataatttatataaattatactgtAAGAACtgatgattgaaaaaaaaaagaatactgtCTCATTATCATCActtcccaattttttttatttaatccttTATTGGTTATGGAATAATTTCACTTATGAGATGAAgtacaatttttctaaaattaaggCCATTTATTTTCCATGTAACAAAGCCATGAAGCACTGTCATTTATAAACCTATGTGAATTAGTATTAATGAGcttataatttacttaatagGTACATTGTAAAATGTACTTAGAACTCTGTGTCTCCTATATAAATTCTttggaatttaattaaaatctgaaatacctataaaaatgaataatattataatataaataaaaatgttgttacCAAAAGACTAATTCGGAAACACACATActattatgtaataaaagaaAAGGTTAGGTTAAGAAATATAACTTTTCATACTTAacctatttattcattttttgaaatacttctCCGTAACCATtaaaggcttaaaaatttttttttttatttttgttacattctTACATAAATGTATCTGTGatgttatgtataaaaaaattataaaatttatttaacttttaaaatagactttgaatattatataatacatcgaaattagatgaaatttgttattagttagttatacagaaggcgtgttaaaaatatattcgtttTTATTGGAATCTTTTACggcattgaaaattaaatagacACTTAAGAGTCAGTTACCATTGACTTATATCTTAAACTAGAAACGTTCCACTGACATTTCACAATGGAATCCAGACTTATATCTTAAGCTGGAGCTATATAACCGgctatattataatttacttgTGTAAAATGTCACATAAACGGCGATATTACACCGGTGTAGCTTCAGATATGAAAGCTGCAATTGAAAAAGAGGGGTGATTTATTTGTCATAATTTCACACCAGTCATAATGAAGTCATCCCCACCAATTGTAAATTGTATTGTAGAATCCAAATGGAACTTATTTTGCCGTTTCCAACCGCTGATGATTAATGTTTCGATAACAAGAGGTAAACGCtctattacatttataaaaagtagTAAAGCCAGTTTACAATTTCAATAAGATATGGTCATTCATTTTTGCAATCCTCTACGTCGATTCTTTGCCGAGggtagaacaaaaaaaaatgagtatatACTAGGTCCTATGTTATGGAAGTGTCTAAAAATACGTTAGCACGTAAATAATTTCGAGCATTATTGACAAGGAAGTCTTGTCT
The Chrysoperla carnea chromosome 4, inChrCarn1.1, whole genome shotgun sequence genome window above contains:
- the LOC123298741 gene encoding nephrin-like, translated to MSIDDSENVLEYNTKVAENGNLTMSTLSFVPQVSDQGMTLSCRGNNPYIPLSELRDTVMLHILYPPQVTLTMGSKLNASNIREGVDVYFECHITANPWIHRVSWSHDNKLVHNNVSSGIIVANQTLVIQGVSRRASGYYTCSATNTEGSSTSNALQLNIKYEPICNTARSVYGAARMEEIRVDCFVDANPPATFFRWTFNHTPAGDSRSISTYDVSIGGGHSVASFTPSTERDYGSLLCWSRNELGPQRTPCVFHIVPAGRPEAPSNCSAINKTHSSIHIKCKRGFDGGLNQKFVMILTYGLNDQLVANVTSDGIPEFHIGGLEVETFYKVNVFAINEKGVSRNSKTIYVRTLAPLQEQKKLTVSTTMAEPNIEEEKPPWLYILLGVISSLIVTSFVLCIVFHWCYKKDSKKYCNTKRLSKDATECSTSASVATKTSPHHNDSTDLEVRSNIIEEEENNPDIIPHDVFFYQQMGSRAISPSQILACSAPLQVPLSMAETYQLSNIAQPILYQGHLETSLPLSHIHGAQWMTDVTVTTIPHELQAENVVCHAKTDVQTQTSLVRRKESTV